The nucleotide sequence TGGGAGATGGAGAACCCCACAGCTGCATCGTCGTCGAGTTGATCCATCACCAAGAGCGCCCCGAACGTCGCCACCACCATAATCTGAAGCTCAACAGGTGTCTTGACGGATTTCTCATCAACGTTAGAAGATCCTTGTGTTACTCTACAGCGATTAAGTTTCATGTACAACGCTCGTATGAAAACAATGGCCATGACGGGAAAGATGGCGAGCCAGGCGAAGCTCAAGTTGATGCCCAGTAATAGCAGATAAGATATAATCACAAGAACGGCCGTGTCTCCGAAAATCCGGACGTTAGGACGGCATGCGAACCACGACTTCAATGGCGCCGGTGTAGCCGGCGTCGGAAGCAGATTAGGCAAGAACTCGTGCAATTTCAGAAATATATAAGGGTAGCAAATAGCAACCTCCATTGTGCCAGTTACCAACTCATAGTATTTTTTGTTGGTAAGACCATCATCACTTAATGAGAAAACCTGGAAATTGCCGACGCTGCTGGTGGACAGTGTGCAGGTTGCTGCTATTAGGCATAATAATGCTCCATCTGATTCCTCAAGCTTGCCTGAAACACAAATTTAATGGAGATGATCAGACCTAGGAGCCTGGCTCCaagattttaaattcatgaattTAAAGCCAGTTTTTTAGTTTCTAGGTATATATACCTGAATGTAACTATTCGAATGAAGTACATAAATTTCAAGAAAACCATTAAAGATTTTAGGGTACGTGCGTACCCTGAATTTTGGGCATGGGATTTTGAAATACTCCTATAAGTCAATGAATTTAAATGATATCTGGATAGGTATATACTTTATGTGAGTATATACATCTAGCACTACTAGAATATGGGATTTCAACGAGTTCCAAGTGTTTGTCGAGTTCATTTCCCAACCATAGTCTGCCCAACGTGCAACATGTAAGATACTAATGGGTACATGACCAAAAGAGAAATCAGTACGATGAAATCGTACAATAGGAAAACACAACATAAAGTATATGGTTACATCCAACGCCCAGGGTTGGAATTGAAGAAACTTACTCACAGTCATGAGTTAAAATCACTTTAAATATCTCACTAAAATGGCAAAAATCGCAGTTAAGAATGCATCTTATGGCGTTGTGAAAAGGTACCCGAAGAAGTAGCAATATTGAACTAAGACAGAGCGAATAGAATAGTAAATAGCATGAAGCAAAGATATCCCCGTATGGATTGAACCAGATAGGCAGTAAGCGAGTGAAATTTCATTTAGGAAAGGCTACACGAACAACGACGACTTCCCACAAGAATGCAGATGTATATCGTCATGACAAAAGGAAGGGACAAAAGAAAGCAAGCTCATACTGAGAACTGAGCTTGGAACAAAATGTTTGGGAAGAACCAAATATTAacttatcttgtagatcaagcattCTCCGGAAGAAATATTAGTGCGATAATCTAAACTAAACCCAGGAAGTGTTGGAAGGATATGGGCATAAAGAAAGCTTACACACTTGGAACATCAAAGGATCATTAGACTGTACAACAAAGAAAAAGACAATACAATCCTTGAGATGAGGAGGAGTGAAATCAGCAGCACTGCACACTACCTTACGACACATTGTACTGAAATTTTTGACCAATGTACAGTTTGGAGCCCACCGAATAGCATCGGGAAGGCATGAATAGTATTCCTCTGATATATCCAGAAAACGGATATTATTGATCACTCTACTGAAAGGCAAATGAATTAACCAAAGTAGGGTATGCAGACACCGACCACATCCATGACCTGTATTCATCCAGATCGCTTACTACAAAATTATTCTTATGTGGAGGAATTGTAGATTCAAGTAAGTCATTGTGATGGATTTTAGCATCCACATTGAGAAAATCATAATGTATAGAGACTTTAGCATCCATGACAGAGCATCACCCTGGTAGACACCAACAAATATCTGGGGAGATAATTGATGCCGCCTGTGTTGCACAAGTGCAAACAGTTTATGTGAAAATCAAACTCACAAAACATATTGTCACTTTCCCTCATCTCTCCCAACATCAGCTTCACTTTTTTTAGTTAAAATAGTGTGTCTCAATGAGGGAGATAAAAAGACCATAATATAAATGATTATAGTTTGGCCCGGGCCATATGCCCTTATGATTTGAACCTCTCACACTACTTATATATATTTTTACCGATGTACTTTTGCTCCCATTTGCGCAGGCTTGGGCCTCCTCTCCTTGTACCTCCAAAACGTTCCGCGTGTACTTATTTGTGCTATGTGTCTAGCATAGGTGGCACACCAAACTATTAgcgattttctaaaaaaatatagtAGATTTTCTTTATTTCCTTTTACGGGGAAAACTATTAGCAATCATCATGGCTCGGCTGGATCATATGGGGTACTTATCAAGGAGATACTAATTTTTAACGGGCTACTTTTAGCATGAATCTACTTATTAAGTGGATGATTTAGCTAAGGCATCAATCGGTCTTTGATTGGTTGTCACTCTTGACTAGTAGAGCCACTGACCTTTGCTTGTATTCCTCTGTGTCTAAGTGATAAATACAGCAAGCAAAGTTACTCAAGAAAAGGTGGCGCATCAAACTATTAACAAAAAGAAATTGTGGGAAAAACTATTTGCGATTCAACATATGGAAGAACAACAGACAAAAATCTATAAGAGTATTAGATTAAACTCTATATAggaatttagttgaaagttaaacATGCAAATTTTAGATCCGTGGGAAAAAAGTAAAATTGCCTCTATAACAAATTGAATTCGACGTTTGGAAGCATAATAGAAAGGAAGAACAAAtatatatacatgcatacataaaATTAAGCTTCTATAATATATTAACAACTTGGACATGGAAGAGAGTTGACATAGACATACTGATTAATCGCGAACGAGGCTGTGGCGGCCGAGCATGTCCGCCTTTTGACATGATTTGTCGGCGCTGGGATGCTCGGCTCCGCCCCATTGATTCACGGGCGGAGTTTTTCCCTGCTTAGCTGGCTGTTGGTCGATTGATGGGCCAACTTGGTACGGCTATTACGTAGTCGATCAAATCTGCCACTGCAACACCTGGAATCCACTGACAATTACTTTGGTAGGTATAATCATGACATTGTTAATTTTAGAGTGATAACACCTATGCATGTCCCTACAACATGGCAGCTAACTGTGCCCCCACATAACCCGTATCATTTTCTGGCTATTAGCTAGTAAAAGGTGCTAACCATGGAAAATTTTGCTAAGAGACATGCAGTTGATGAATTGTCATGTCTTTTTTGTGGTGAAGCAAAGAACTACATCCACCTATTTTTTAGTGTTCTGTTGTTACTGAAATGTGTAATAACATAGGTAGAGTGACTGGTACTGACCAGGTTGTCACTAATGATTCCATTGCTAAATGGTAAATTAGCAATGAGAAATGCCAAGCAAAAAATCTTTTGCACCCTCTGATGTTATGGTCACTATGGAAAGTATGTAATGACCTCTATTTTAAAAGATCTTGAGAAGCATTAAAATAGCATCTTCCCTGTAGGTGATTTTATGCTCCGGGGCTGCAAGAGACCGAGTAGACAGGATGACCGGTTCATTATGGTCCCTTGCGGGAAGCCCGTCTCTACTAACCAGGCCAGATCCCAGCTGAGAAGTGGGGATCCAATACGACTACTTACACCAAGGTGGTGAGCCTTTTGGAAGGCGACAAAAATGctaaaaaaaaagggaaaagaccAGTGCAAGCTTGGCGCAGCTGGTCAAGGCGTCCTCGTTATAGCTGATTGAAGCTGGATCCGTGCTCCCGGTTGTCCCCAAAGCTTGATAACTTGTGTAGCTGCTGAGAATTCACGTGTATCTATTTTGCTATGGAAGAAGTTAAACTTCCTGTAATTTTTATCCTTTTGTCTTTGGACCTGTTATAGTTTGTGTTGACAGGGAGGCATGTCGGCCTACCCCTGGCGAACCATGTATTTGACTATGTTGGTTCTGTTTCTATGAAATGGAACCGGCGCTGGAGCCCTGTTCTTCTAAAACGGTCACTACACACTTTTGTCTACCATATTCTGCGTACATGACATATAGGGCTGACCAATTGACCTCCACTGGACACGCCAACTAAGCCTACAACATGGAATACCACGCCCTGGAATAGCAACACCCTTGCGAGAATTTCGTACCCGTGTGGCCTGTCTGTTGAGGATTCAATGCGGCCAGGAGGTTAGACCTGGACTTTTGGGCGAGGTAGAGACGCGCAGTTTTTTGTTGATGGCTGGACTCGATGGAGCAGAGGCCGAGCGGACCATCATCTTCTTCGGTGGTTTTTGGTCTACAACAGTTATTGGATGCCGCCGACCAACGAGGCCACCCGCCATGACAACTCAGCAACAAGAaaacctcctgaggccttgttcGGTTGCGTGCGAATCCGAGTGGATTGAAGGGGTTTGAGGGGGATTTAAACCTCTTGTAAGTCAAAATACAAACCAATCCTTGCCAATCCCCTTCAATCCTCTTAGGGAGAGGATTAACCGAACAAGCCCTGAAGGAGGTTTGAGAAGAGATCGCTGCCAACCGCCTACCGCTTCTTTCTCAACTACCCAGGAGAGGTGATTCCGCGGGCAAAGTAGTTCCTGCTTGATACCGGCCTTTTAGGACCCGGCGATCTATGGCACGGACTGCAATGTTGTTTggttttccttctccctctctcgcATTACCCCTCTCTGGTCCTTTTTTTCTCTGACACACACCACTTCTCTCCCTTCTTTTCTTTCACCCCTCTCTGGTCCTTTCTTTCATGGcacttctctctcacacacaacagcgtcctctctctcctcccctctcACTCTCATGGCCTCTCTCTCAAAAGTGAAAGTGAAAAACACCAAAATCCCGGGACAAGAAATGtggatgctctctctctctcctttcctttcttcccATCAAGAACAGTGACCGTAGTGTCATATATATGGGGGGTAGGCTAGTCATAGACAGGCATCTACTGCTCAGTCCTATATCCCTGCTATGCGCCAAACTACTCTGCTACCGCTGTGAGGCAAATGGGCTGACAAAGCTGCAGGGTGCTGCAAATGATCTGATCCTGGAGAGACCCCAGCTCGAATCTCAGAGTGACTGGACAGGCTGATAAGGGTGTGCCGGGAGTCCGGGGTGCCACCACACCTTCTCGGCTCCTGCTTTCTCTAGCCGATGAGGTTGTCGGCTCCCATTCCCTCCGCTCCTCGCGGTGGTTGCAGTGCGAATGTGGGGGAGCCCGGTTCCTTCCATCTGCGCTCGGTCGGTGCCGACGTCATCACTCTAAAACAAGTTTTTCGGGCCACCGCCTCGACGGAGGAGCCATGGATTTATGTTCAAGCGGGTTCCTCAAGACAACAGAGGAGATCTTGCTCTTGTTTCTTTGGCTTCGCCCGCGTTGCGTCGCCTACGTCTCCATTGTCGTCATGGAGCTGGAAGTTTGTGTCTTGGAGTTGGACGACGCTGCAGCGCCGGTCTTGTCCAAGGGATGGTCCACAAGGAGATTTGGTGGTGGAAGATGGTTAACGGTTCTGGAGTTTCTCGGCGCTGCTGCCAGTCGTGATCTTCAAGACCGCGGTCCAAGATGTGTAGAGTATTTCTTCAGCCAACGGCTCACATCGACATGTGTGTCGTCACTTGTGACGACGCCtgtttacactagtagaaaatggatcaaatgtgaagcacattagtcccggtttaattttgagccgacactaatgtgtgcattagtgccggttccaacggctagccggccgctctcattagtaccggttcgtgccacaaaccggtactaaagtgagtggtggcaggatgttgtcagtctggggcccctccagcacctttagtactagtttgtggcacgaaccggtgctaaaggttctcctacataaacccttcggccacgagctcgctctgttcttcccctttcccctctcctctctgttcttcccctcttcctctcaagctcatcacacattttgcccaaaatttgtcaagatttgaaggcccccatccattcaaatgatcataaaggttagcaactttgtcatttcatctctcattgctagattagctcttgcaatgctttatatagtgattgatttgtgagtttagtaatttgagAGGAACTATATATaggtgctagtatttgatttatatgcaatttgaggtcaaaaataacacttagtttgcatatgtaggtgtggtttacttagtgccttctaaatttccgtcgtaaccaccgtcgatcgcccgcaacgtcccgt is from Triticum aestivum cultivar Chinese Spring chromosome 3A, IWGSC CS RefSeq v2.1, whole genome shotgun sequence and encodes:
- the LOC123057496 gene encoding uncharacterized protein translates to MGRSRASQRRQIMSKGGHARPPQPRSRLISKLEESDGALLCLIAATCTLSTSSVGNFQVFSLSDDGLTNKKYYELVTGTMEVAICYPYIFLKLHEFLPNLLPTPATPAPLKSWFACRPNVRIFGDTAVLVIISYLLLLGINLSFAWLAIFPVMAIVFIRALYMKLNRCRVTQGSSNVDEKSVKTPVELQIMVVATFGALLVMDQLDDDAAVGFSISQFLLFLSSMVAALTRMMMKLPADPFPGSAPASELLHKTLLILLLVTVHTVAVEWLGKDVVLFCMPEVVPVLLWCSLHLDRPRHSPLISVDKMKPYMKGIIALCALVAAPLFAYLVNSMDVSGLSGCTRIMVSCGVLGVLTYYLVFMLRHWPCPGQKQGGSSKDDVPSSGMLKFWAEALLMAATFLLLLRYLVSVRLGLQQSLVGTLCRNVQRL